In Apium graveolens cultivar Ventura unplaced genomic scaffold, ASM990537v1 ctg446, whole genome shotgun sequence, one genomic interval encodes:
- the LOC141701862 gene encoding F-box/kelch-repeat protein SKIP6-like has product MSKRVAIMPAATTSVSDPPVQRLIADLPDEMSRLIIGYIPKEEHDVVALVSKKWNSALSPLEWSSTRSELCLEKESLYIRFKVNSTYLWRIFNQSQNPQLRLNPDNFSCSSFPNDPINLQTSGSTFAVLGTKIYAFGGTSNDIPINNVWTYDCSTDALECGPEMLLGRESAVAEVVNKVIYVMGGRLSEELDENLNQVVDGITHVMGWMEKFDYDIGVWQKVSTPINISKMRVSTSCVVDGRIYARTVNNWIVFNPTTEEWSVIESKKSKLRWRGRPAVLAGVIYFQRFTGDIIGYDVGKNVWKELKVRLPKFLDGVTVGTLDGNLCVLWEKQHKTEKGVKVDIKCVEIEVSEAGDGELNGLVLRERVIMQLPSKSSAVHCLSVYL; this is encoded by the coding sequence atgtCTAAGCGAGTGGCGATTATGCCGGCTGCCACCACCTCTGTCTCTGATCCACCAGTTCAACGTCTGATCGCGGACCTTCCAGATGAAATGTCTCGCCTAATTATCGGATATATTCCAAAAGAAGAACATGATGTAGTTGCCCTTGTGTCAAAAAAATGGAACTCTGCCTTAAGTCCATTGGAATGGTCCAGCACTCGTTCAGAGCTGTGCTTGGAGAAAGAATCTCTTTACATCAGATTCAAAGTAAATTCAACCTACTTATGGCGCATCTTTAATCAAAGTCAAAACCCCCAGTTGCGTTTAAACCCTGATAACTTCAGTTGTTCTAGTTTCCCTAATGATCCTATCAATTTACAAACATCTGGCTCTACGTTCGCGGTATTAGGCACTAAAATTTATGCATTTGGAGGTACAAGCAATGATATTCCGATAAATAATGTGTGGACTTATGATTGCAGTACTGATGCTTTAGAATGTGGACCTGAAATGCTACTAGGTAGAGAGTCTGCTGTTGCTGAAGTTGTCAATAAGGTTATTTACGTGATGGGAGGGCGTTTGAGTGAAGAACTTGATGAAAATTTGAACCAAGTTGTTGATGGGATTACACATGTGATGGGTTGGATGGAGAAGTTTGATTATGATATTGGTGTCTGGCAGAAGGTATCAACTCCGATTAATATTAGTAAGATGCGGGTTTCCACAAGTTGTGTTGTAGATGGTAGAATTTACGCGAGGACAGTTAATAATTGGATAGTTTTTAATCCAACTACAGAAGAGTGGAGTGTTATTGAGTCGAAAAAGAGTAAATTAAGGTGGAGGGGAAGGCCTGCAGTTTTAGCAGGGGTGATATATTTTCAACGATTTACAGGCGATATTATTGGTTATGATGTCGGAAAAAATGTGTGGAAGGAGCTGAAAGTGAGGTTACCAAAGTTTTTGGATGGTGTTACTGTGGGTACCTTGGATGGGAACTTGTGTGTGTTGTGGGAAAAACAACATAAAACAGAAAAGGGTGTGAAGGTGGACATTAAGTGTGTTGAGATTGAGGTTTCCGAGGCTGGTGATGGTGAATTAAACGGGCTGGTTTTGAGGGAACGTGTGATCATGCAGCTTCCTTCTAAGTCATCAGCTGTGCATTGCCTGTCAGTGTACCTCTAG
- the LOC141701863 gene encoding protein MIZU-KUSSEI 1-like yields the protein MGEPNGISNGPSRPSPSVPPPPPSPPTTLIQPSKKHHKRKAFRVFRHVFRTLPIIQPHCSFPTLPGGRLPDHHGNNNKVCGTLFGFRKGRVSLSIQENPRTLPTFVVELGMQTSVLQKEMSAGLVRLALECEKRPEKDKTKLMEEPLWSFFCNGKKNGYGMKREATDADLHVMELLKAVSMGVGVLPSVDPEVEGPDNEMAYLRAHFDRVVGSKDSETLYMLSPDGNNGPELSIFFVRL from the coding sequence ATGGGGGAGCCTAATGGAATCAGCAATGGCCCTTCACGACCGAGTCCCTCAGTGCCACCACCCCCACCATCTCCTCCCACAACTCTCATTCAACCATCCAAGAAACACCATAAACGAAAAGCCTTTCGGGTTTTTCGTCACGTTTTTCGAACACTTCCAATAATCCAACCTCATTGCAGTTTCCCAACGCTTCCTGGTGGGAGATTACCTGATCATCATGGTAACAATAACAAAGTTTGTGGCACGCTTTTCGGGTTCCGAAAAGGTAGAGTTAGTCTATCTATTCAAGAAAACCCTAGGACATTGCCAACTTTTGTGGTTGAGCTAGGCATGCAAACTAGTGTTTTGCAGAAGGAAATGAGTGCTGGATTGGTTAGACTTGCATTGGAATGCGAAAAACGGCCCGAAAAGGATAAGACAAAGCTGATGGAAGAGCCATTGTGGTCTTTTTTTTGTAATGGGAAGAAAAATGGTTATGGAATGAAGAGAGAAGCTACTGATGCAGATTTGCATGTAATGGAGCTTCTTAAGGCTGTGTCAATGGGAGTTGGAGTCTTGCCTTCGGTTGATCCGGAGGTCGAAGGACCGGATAATGAGATGGCCTATTTGAGGGCACATTTTGATCGTGTAGTAGGATCTAAAGATTCAGAAACTTTGTACATGTTAAGCCCTGATGGGAACAATGGTCCAGAGTTGAGTATTTTCTTTGTCAGATTATGA